A genome region from Microbacterium profundi includes the following:
- a CDS encoding YajQ family cyclic di-GMP-binding protein, whose amino-acid sequence MADSSFDIVSKVDHQEAENALNQARKEIEQRYDFKGTGASVEWSGESVLIKANTEERAKAVLDVFQSKLIKRGISLKSLESGDPFASGKEYRIASTLKDGISSENAKKISKIIRDEGPKSVKSQIQGDELRVQSKSRDDLQAVIALLKGSDLDVDLQYINFR is encoded by the coding sequence ATGGCAGACTCATCGTTCGACATCGTCAGCAAGGTCGACCACCAGGAGGCGGAGAACGCCCTGAACCAGGCGCGCAAGGAGATCGAGCAGCGCTACGACTTCAAGGGCACCGGCGCCTCGGTCGAATGGAGCGGCGAGTCCGTCCTGATCAAGGCGAACACCGAGGAGCGGGCGAAGGCCGTGCTCGATGTGTTCCAGTCGAAGCTCATCAAGCGCGGCATCTCACTGAAGAGCCTCGAATCGGGCGATCCGTTCGCCAGCGGCAAGGAGTACCGCATCGCCTCCACGCTCAAGGACGGCATCTCCTCCGAGAACGCGAAGAAGATCAGCAAGATCATCCGCGACGAGGGCCCCAAGAGCGTGAAGAGTCAGATCCAGGGTGATGAGCTGCGTGTGCAGTCCAAGAGCCGTGACGATCTGCAGGCGGTCATCGCGCTGCTGAAGGGTTCTGACCTCGACGTCGATCTGCAGTACATCAACTTCCGCTAG
- a CDS encoding sugar ABC transporter substrate-binding protein has translation MKVNMRGIAAFGAIAVVSTLTLAGCATGATDDSADAEGDAGSLVVWVDAERVDALKGAADAYEDKTGVKVEVVAKDVDTIKDDFIQQVPTGKGPDITMGAHDWLGELSTNGVVAPLELGDSAEDYLPVALQAATYDGTVYMLPYAVENIAVLRNADLIPEAATGFDDMIAKGQAAGLAQPFVVEQGVEGNPYHLYPFQTAFGAPVFGTDDSGSYDSTDLQLGSDGGTAFASWLGAQGAAGTLNTDIDGEIAKQQFIDGKAAFWLTGPWNVGAAVDAGVNVAIDPIPSPTGEAASPFAGVKGFFVSSESENKVAANDFLVNYLGTEDVQLALFESGNILPALTSAAETAAADPIIDGFKTVGADAVPMPAIPAMGSVWEFWGVAEAAAINGADPAATWQKLVEDVTAAIK, from the coding sequence ATGAAGGTGAACATGAGGGGCATCGCCGCGTTCGGCGCGATTGCCGTCGTTTCGACGCTGACGCTGGCAGGTTGCGCCACCGGCGCCACTGACGACTCCGCAGACGCCGAAGGCGACGCGGGTTCGCTCGTCGTCTGGGTCGATGCCGAGCGCGTCGACGCTCTCAAGGGAGCGGCAGACGCGTACGAGGACAAGACCGGCGTCAAGGTCGAGGTCGTGGCGAAGGACGTCGACACGATCAAGGACGATTTCATCCAGCAGGTCCCGACCGGCAAGGGCCCCGACATCACGATGGGTGCGCACGACTGGCTGGGCGAGCTGTCCACCAACGGCGTCGTCGCACCGCTCGAGCTCGGCGACAGCGCCGAGGACTACCTGCCCGTCGCTCTGCAGGCCGCGACCTACGACGGCACCGTCTACATGCTTCCGTACGCGGTCGAGAACATCGCCGTGCTGCGCAACGCCGACCTGATCCCCGAGGCCGCGACCGGCTTCGACGACATGATCGCCAAGGGCCAGGCCGCCGGCCTCGCCCAGCCGTTCGTCGTCGAGCAGGGCGTCGAGGGCAACCCCTACCACCTGTACCCGTTCCAGACCGCGTTCGGCGCACCGGTGTTCGGCACAGACGACAGCGGATCGTACGACTCCACCGACTTGCAGCTCGGCAGCGACGGTGGCACCGCATTCGCCAGCTGGCTCGGCGCGCAGGGTGCCGCAGGCACGCTGAACACCGACATCGACGGCGAGATCGCGAAGCAGCAGTTCATCGACGGCAAGGCCGCATTCTGGCTGACCGGCCCGTGGAATGTCGGCGCCGCCGTCGACGCAGGCGTCAACGTCGCGATCGACCCGATCCCCAGCCCCACCGGTGAGGCGGCCTCGCCGTTCGCCGGCGTCAAGGGCTTCTTCGTGAGCAGCGAGTCCGAGAACAAGGTCGCCGCGAACGACTTCCTGGTGAACTACCTTGGCACTGAGGACGTCCAGCTCGCCCTGTTCGAGTCCGGCAACATCCTCCCCGCCCTCACCTCGGCAGCCGAGACCGCAGCAGCGGATCCGATCATCGACGGGTTCAAGACCGTCGGCGCAGACGCCGTCCCGATGCCGGCCATCCCAGCGATGGGGTCCGTCTGGGAGTTCTGGGGCGTCGCCGAGGCGGCTGCCATCAACGGTGCGGATCCTGCCGCGACGTGGCAGAAGCTCGTCGAAGACGTGACGGCAGCGATCAAGTAA